In one window of Skermanella rosea DNA:
- a CDS encoding Gfo/Idh/MocA family protein, with protein MTIEGRQGGAPKRRLRLGMVGGGRGAFIGGVHRIAARLDDRWELVAGALSSDPQRARDSAADLHIADDRAYSDFAEMARAEAGRPDGIDAVAIVTPNHLHHPAARAFLNAGIHVICDKPMTATVAQAEDLAAAAEASGRLFALTHNYTGYPMVRHARALVAEGGLGTVRVIQVEYPQDWLTVSLEETGQKQAAWRTDPAQTGGGGCIGDIGTHAFNLAEFVTGLHCTQIAADLSSFVEGRRVDDNVNMLLRFSSGARGMLWSSQVAPGHENGLRLRVFGDKAGLEWHQEQPNHLRVTRFGEPPQLVTRNGPGSGPAAAHASRIPAGHPEGYLEGFAQIYSDIAEQVAARIEGREPDPASLLVPTVADGVRGVRFISAAVDSSRNNAAWTALSTH; from the coding sequence ATGACGATCGAAGGCAGGCAGGGCGGGGCGCCGAAGCGTCGGCTCCGGCTCGGCATGGTGGGCGGTGGGCGCGGCGCCTTCATCGGCGGGGTCCACCGCATCGCCGCGCGCCTGGACGACCGGTGGGAACTGGTCGCGGGCGCCCTTTCCAGCGATCCCCAGCGGGCGCGGGACAGCGCCGCCGATCTCCATATCGCGGACGACCGCGCCTATTCCGACTTCGCCGAGATGGCGCGGGCCGAGGCGGGGCGCCCTGACGGCATCGACGCCGTCGCGATCGTGACGCCCAACCATCTGCACCATCCCGCCGCCCGGGCCTTCCTGAATGCCGGCATCCACGTCATCTGCGACAAGCCTATGACCGCGACCGTGGCCCAGGCCGAGGATCTGGCCGCAGCGGCGGAGGCGAGCGGACGGCTGTTCGCGCTGACCCACAACTACACCGGCTACCCAATGGTCCGGCACGCCCGCGCCTTGGTGGCCGAAGGCGGGCTCGGCACCGTCCGGGTCATCCAGGTCGAGTATCCGCAGGACTGGCTGACCGTCTCGCTGGAGGAGACCGGCCAGAAGCAGGCCGCTTGGCGGACCGACCCGGCGCAGACCGGCGGGGGAGGGTGCATCGGCGATATCGGCACCCACGCCTTCAACCTGGCGGAGTTCGTCACCGGCCTCCACTGCACCCAGATCGCCGCCGATCTGTCCAGTTTCGTGGAGGGACGGCGGGTGGACGACAACGTCAACATGCTGCTGCGTTTCAGCAGCGGGGCACGTGGGATGCTGTGGTCGAGCCAGGTGGCGCCCGGCCACGAGAACGGATTGCGCCTGCGGGTCTTCGGCGACAAGGCCGGGCTGGAATGGCACCAGGAGCAGCCCAACCACCTGCGCGTCACCCGGTTCGGAGAGCCGCCGCAGCTGGTCACCCGCAACGGCCCGGGTTCCGGCCCCGCCGCGGCCCATGCCAGCCGGATTCCCGCAGGCCATCCCGAGGGCTACCTCGAAGGCTTCGCGCAGATCTACAGCGACATCGCCGAACAGGTCGCGGCACGGATCGAAGGCCGCGAGCCTGATCCGGCCTCGCTGCTGGTGCCTACCGTCGCCGATGGCGTGCGCGGGGTCCGCTTCATCTCCGCCGCCGTGGATTCCAGCCGCAACAACGCGGCCTGGACAGCCCTTTCGACCCATTGA
- a CDS encoding Maf family protein, with product MKVPPANNTLVLASASPRRLDLLRQIGIDPASIDPADLDETPLRDELPAQHAARLAAEKAAAVASRHAGSFVLAADTVVACGRRILPKAETEQQARACLKLLSGRRHRVYGGVTLVLPDGRILDRVVQTAVTFKVLSLEETEDYIASNEWQGKAGGYAIQGRAAALVRWIGGSYSNVVGLPLFEVSSMLRGVGFVPSSPPPVPT from the coding sequence ATGAAGGTTCCGCCGGCAAACAACACGCTGGTGCTTGCTTCTGCCTCGCCCCGGCGTCTAGACCTGCTGCGCCAGATCGGAATCGACCCGGCCAGCATCGACCCAGCAGACCTCGACGAAACTCCGCTCCGCGACGAGCTTCCCGCCCAGCATGCCGCAAGGCTCGCTGCCGAGAAGGCTGCCGCGGTGGCGTCGCGCCATGCCGGCAGTTTCGTGCTCGCGGCGGATACGGTGGTGGCTTGCGGTCGCCGCATCCTGCCCAAGGCCGAGACCGAACAGCAGGCCCGCGCCTGCCTGAAGCTGCTTTCCGGCCGCCGGCACCGCGTTTATGGCGGCGTCACGCTGGTGCTGCCCGACGGACGCATCCTCGACCGGGTCGTCCAGACCGCCGTCACCTTCAAGGTGCTGAGCTTGGAAGAGACGGAAGACTACATCGCGTCGAACGAGTGGCAGGGCAAGGCGGGCGGCTACGCCATCCAGGGACGCGCCGCGGCGCTGGTCCGATGGATCGGCGGATCCTACAGCAATGTCGTCGGACTGCCGCTGTTCGAGGTTTCCAGCATGCTGCGCGGCGTGGGCTTCGTCCCTTCATCTCCTCCCCCCGTTCCCACGTGA
- a CDS encoding ribonuclease E/G — MTDPSRGIEILIDRAGPLLRAAVVEGGRLTDLHVDSADRPSRLGEVALGRVDRIVTALNGAFVDIGGTAGLLNNADLRTAAPTSRKAARAGTTLRAGQPVLVQVKAEPGGGKGPSLTMDVTLPGRFLVMTPFKPGISISRRLAQGDARGRLSQMISEITGGLGGGWIVRGSALGTDADTLAAEAESLAVAWRGLERQATAMPPATLRPGPSAAIRAVIENGGRPVAGITVSEPSLRDELAAWAPDLAPLIRVEPDALFDRYDLEGELIRLTERQVPLSGGGSLVIDRTEALTVIDVNGGERPNALATNLDAVAEIARQLRLRNVGGIVIVDFINMASRADAERILDGLTRATADDPASVNVYGMSKLGLVELTRARRGPPLADLTGR, encoded by the coding sequence GTGACGGACCCGTCCCGGGGCATCGAGATCCTGATCGACCGCGCCGGGCCACTGCTGCGGGCCGCAGTGGTCGAGGGCGGACGGCTGACCGATCTCCATGTCGACAGCGCCGACCGGCCGAGCCGGCTGGGCGAGGTGGCGCTGGGCCGCGTGGACCGGATCGTCACCGCCCTGAACGGCGCCTTCGTGGATATCGGCGGCACTGCCGGCCTGCTGAACAACGCCGACCTGCGCACGGCAGCCCCCACGAGCCGGAAGGCAGCGCGCGCCGGAACCACCCTTCGGGCCGGCCAGCCGGTACTGGTCCAGGTCAAGGCGGAGCCCGGCGGCGGCAAGGGTCCATCCCTGACCATGGACGTGACCCTGCCCGGCCGGTTCCTGGTGATGACGCCCTTCAAGCCGGGCATCTCGATTTCCCGCCGCTTGGCGCAGGGCGACGCGCGGGGCCGGCTTTCCCAGATGATCTCCGAGATCACCGGCGGTCTGGGCGGCGGCTGGATCGTCCGCGGCAGCGCCCTCGGCACGGACGCGGACACTCTGGCCGCCGAAGCCGAAAGCTTGGCCGTGGCATGGCGCGGCCTGGAGCGACAGGCGACCGCCATGCCCCCGGCCACGCTCCGGCCCGGCCCCTCGGCAGCGATCCGGGCGGTGATCGAGAACGGCGGCCGACCGGTCGCCGGGATCACCGTCTCCGAACCGTCGCTACGCGACGAACTCGCTGCCTGGGCGCCCGACCTGGCCCCGCTGATCCGGGTCGAGCCCGACGCCCTGTTCGACCGCTACGACCTCGAAGGCGAATTGATCCGCCTGACCGAACGGCAGGTCCCGCTGTCGGGCGGCGGCAGTCTGGTGATCGACCGGACCGAGGCGCTGACCGTGATCGACGTCAATGGCGGGGAGCGCCCCAACGCCCTGGCCACCAACCTCGACGCCGTCGCGGAAATCGCCCGGCAACTCCGCCTGCGCAATGTCGGCGGCATCGTCATCGTGGATTTCATCAACATGGCGTCGCGCGCCGATGCGGAACGGATCCTCGACGGTCTTACCCGGGCCACCGCCGACGACCCGGCCAGCGTCAATGTCTACGGCATGTCGAAGCTGGGCCTGGTCGAACTCACCCGCGCCCGCCGGGGGCCGCCGCTCGCCGACCTGACCGGCCGATAA
- a CDS encoding sugar phosphate isomerase/epimerase family protein → MKTIKGPAIFLAQFAGDAEPFNTLDGIAGWAAQHGFKGVQIPSWDARLFDLAKAAESKAYCDEIKGILNEAGVELTELSTHLQGQLVAVHPAYDLAFDGFAAPEVRGNPAARQQWAVEQLQLAAKASGNLGLTAHATFSGALAWPYLYPWPQRPPGLVETAFDELAKRWLPILNEFDRAGVDLCYEIHPGEDLHDGVTFEMFLERVGGHPRCNILYDPSHFVLQQLDYLGYIDVYHERIRMFHAKDAEFNPSPRQGVYGGFQPWIDRAGRFRSLGDGQVDFTGIFSKLTQYGFDGWAVLEWECCMKHPEQGAAEGAAFIEAHIIEVTERAFDDFAEAGTDDAANRRMLGLDRAGGQP, encoded by the coding sequence ATGAAGACGATCAAGGGACCGGCAATCTTTCTCGCCCAGTTCGCGGGAGACGCCGAACCGTTCAACACCCTCGACGGCATTGCCGGCTGGGCGGCGCAGCATGGCTTCAAGGGCGTCCAGATCCCATCCTGGGATGCCCGCCTGTTCGACCTCGCCAAGGCGGCGGAGAGCAAGGCCTATTGCGACGAGATCAAGGGCATCCTGAACGAGGCGGGCGTGGAATTGACCGAGCTGTCGACCCATCTCCAGGGCCAGCTGGTCGCCGTCCATCCCGCCTACGACCTGGCGTTCGACGGCTTCGCGGCCCCGGAGGTGCGCGGCAACCCCGCGGCGCGCCAGCAGTGGGCGGTCGAGCAGCTCCAGCTGGCGGCCAAGGCCTCCGGCAACCTGGGGCTGACGGCGCACGCGACGTTCTCCGGGGCGCTCGCCTGGCCCTACCTGTATCCCTGGCCGCAGAGGCCGCCGGGACTGGTCGAGACGGCGTTCGACGAGCTGGCGAAGCGCTGGCTGCCGATCCTCAACGAGTTCGACCGGGCCGGCGTCGATCTCTGCTACGAGATCCATCCGGGCGAGGACCTGCACGACGGCGTGACGTTCGAGATGTTCCTGGAGCGGGTCGGCGGACATCCCCGCTGCAATATCCTGTACGACCCGAGCCATTTCGTGCTCCAGCAGCTCGATTATCTCGGCTACATTGACGTCTACCACGAGCGGATCCGGATGTTCCACGCGAAGGATGCCGAGTTCAACCCCTCGCCGCGCCAGGGTGTCTATGGCGGCTTCCAGCCCTGGATCGACCGGGCCGGGCGGTTCCGCTCCCTGGGGGACGGGCAGGTCGACTTCACCGGTATCTTCTCCAAGCTGACCCAGTACGGGTTCGACGGCTGGGCCGTGCTGGAATGGGAATGCTGCATGAAGCATCCGGAGCAGGGTGCCGCCGAGGGGGCGGCCTTCATCGAGGCGCACATCATCGAAGTGACCGAGCGGGCCTTCGACGATTTCGCCGAGGCCGGCACCGACGATGCCGCAAACCGCCGCATGCTCGGCCTCGACCGGGCGGGAGGACAGCCATGA
- the cbiQ gene encoding cobalt ECF transporter T component CbiQ, which translates to MLAIDRHAWTNRWHDLHPLEKLLPALGMLLVTLVLPPWPAAPLSIAAMLALTILGAGVPAGAVLGTLAVPLGFLLTGAPVLALAVDVSDGLHVGLVPGGLEAAAAVTLRSLAATSCLVFLILTTPVADLMPLLGRLGVPRLVRDLMLLTYRLIFVFLDCAATGRQAQIGRLGYDGPRRSLRSAGWLAGSLFQRSLARGRRLEIGMAARGLGGDLPQPADERVPSAWRLLAGAALPLGIASAALLVRRGG; encoded by the coding sequence ATGCTGGCGATTGACCGCCACGCCTGGACCAACCGCTGGCACGATCTCCATCCGCTGGAAAAGCTGCTGCCCGCGCTCGGCATGCTGCTGGTAACCCTGGTCCTGCCGCCCTGGCCCGCGGCGCCGCTGTCGATCGCGGCCATGCTGGCCCTGACCATCCTGGGCGCGGGCGTGCCGGCGGGAGCCGTTCTCGGCACGCTCGCTGTTCCGCTGGGATTCCTGCTGACCGGTGCGCCGGTGCTGGCGCTGGCGGTCGACGTTTCGGACGGCCTGCATGTCGGGCTGGTACCCGGCGGGCTGGAGGCGGCGGCCGCGGTGACGCTGCGGTCGCTGGCCGCGACCTCCTGCCTCGTCTTCCTGATCCTGACCACGCCGGTCGCCGACTTGATGCCGCTGCTGGGTCGGTTGGGCGTGCCGCGTCTGGTTCGCGACCTGATGCTGCTGACCTACCGGCTGATCTTTGTCTTCCTGGACTGCGCCGCCACCGGAAGGCAGGCCCAAATCGGCCGCCTCGGCTACGACGGTCCCCGGCGTAGCCTGCGCTCAGCCGGATGGCTGGCGGGAAGCCTGTTCCAGCGCTCCCTCGCCCGCGGCCGTCGGCTGGAGATCGGGATGGCGGCGCGCGGGCTCGGCGGCGACCTGCCGCAGCCGGCCGACGAGCGCGTGCCCTCTGCGTGGCGCCTGCTGGCGGGGGCGGCGCTGCCGCTCGGCATCGCGTCGGCGGCGCTGCTGGTGCGGAGGGGCGGATGA
- a CDS encoding ROK family transcriptional regulator has protein sequence MSARVNSALIRQINLARVFHALREHPESSQRDLGKLTGLDKATVSTVVGQLQDLRLVERSEQSKARRVGRPETALSIPRSAGVLVGVRLEPATIRVVTTTLTGEVLGHCQLPGSLDMKAALVTLREAVDREIAEIGETWSSVRALGAGIPGLMDRDGNLVLAPNLGWRDVPIRAMLEEIFDCPVDVDNDTKAAAIAERLFGLCRKTEDYVYLTGDSGVGGALVLGGRVYRGSGGFAGEIGHTKISPEGRLCGCGRRGCLETYVSEAAILRTLAERGIDAADIRAVADLAAAGRPEVRALLEEAGHLLGFALSNIVNILNPGLIVLGGNLAVVGAHIVPSLERALSEHALSPAAAGVSVRISPLGEDAVPMGGIALALDGFLAPPRLSIARG, from the coding sequence GTGTCAGCCCGGGTCAACTCGGCACTGATTCGCCAGATCAACCTGGCGCGCGTCTTTCACGCCTTGCGGGAGCATCCGGAAAGCTCGCAGCGGGATCTCGGAAAACTTACCGGCCTGGACAAGGCGACGGTCTCGACGGTCGTCGGCCAGCTGCAGGACCTTCGGCTGGTCGAGCGGTCGGAACAGAGCAAGGCGCGCCGGGTCGGCCGGCCGGAGACCGCGCTGTCGATCCCCCGCAGCGCCGGCGTGCTGGTCGGCGTGCGGCTGGAGCCGGCCACGATCCGGGTCGTCACCACCACCCTGACCGGCGAGGTGCTCGGGCACTGCCAGCTTCCCGGCAGCCTGGACATGAAGGCGGCGTTGGTCACCCTGCGCGAGGCGGTGGACCGGGAGATCGCGGAAATCGGCGAGACCTGGTCGTCGGTCCGAGCTCTGGGCGCCGGCATACCGGGGCTGATGGACCGGGACGGGAACCTGGTGCTGGCGCCCAATCTCGGCTGGCGGGACGTGCCGATCCGCGCCATGCTGGAGGAGATCTTCGACTGCCCGGTCGATGTCGACAACGACACCAAGGCCGCCGCCATCGCCGAACGCCTGTTCGGGCTATGCCGGAAAACCGAGGATTATGTCTATCTCACCGGTGACTCCGGGGTCGGCGGCGCCTTGGTGCTGGGCGGCCGCGTGTATCGAGGCTCCGGCGGCTTCGCCGGGGAAATCGGGCACACCAAGATCTCGCCGGAGGGGCGGCTATGCGGCTGCGGCCGGCGCGGCTGCCTGGAGACCTATGTGTCGGAAGCCGCGATCCTGCGCACCTTGGCGGAGCGGGGAATAGACGCCGCCGACATCCGCGCCGTGGCCGACCTGGCGGCGGCCGGCCGGCCCGAAGTCCGGGCGTTGCTGGAAGAAGCCGGTCACCTCCTGGGCTTCGCCTTGTCGAACATCGTCAACATCCTCAATCCGGGCCTGATCGTGCTCGGCGGCAACCTCGCGGTCGTCGGCGCCCATATCGTGCCGAGCCTTGAGCGGGCGCTCTCCGAACATGCCCTCAGCCCGGCGGCGGCCGGCGTCAGCGTGCGTATTTCGCCGCTGGGGGAGGATGCCGTCCCGATGGGCGGCATAGCCCTGGCCCTTGACGGCTTCCTGGCCCCTCCCCGCCTCTCGATCGCGCGCGGCTGA
- a CDS encoding DNA gyrase inhibitor YacG produces MSEISQKPRRLPACPICGRPADPQYKPFCTPRCADVDLNRWLGGVYRVEANDPEAEIETDFDADPERLH; encoded by the coding sequence ATGAGCGAGATTTCCCAAAAGCCCCGCCGGCTCCCGGCCTGCCCGATCTGCGGCCGGCCGGCCGATCCACAGTACAAACCGTTCTGCACGCCCCGATGCGCCGACGTGGACCTGAACCGCTGGTTGGGCGGGGTCTATCGGGTCGAGGCCAACGATCCGGAAGCGGAGATCGAGACCGATTTCGACGCCGATCCGGAAAGGCTCCACTGA
- the amaB gene encoding L-piperidine-6-carboxylate dehydrogenase, giving the protein MNLREIAAALNLDAELLQGGTRIVRSPIDGTEIGRLKDDTPETADAKIAAAAEAFKAWRLVPAPRRGELIRLLGEELRAHKVALGSLVTLECGKSIQEGYGEVQEMIDICDFAVGLSRQLYGLTIASERPGHRMSETWHPLGAVGVISAFNFPVAVWSWNFALAIVCGDPVVWKPSEKTPITALACQALFERAVARFGDAPAGLSSVLVGGREIGERLVDNPRIALVSATGSTRMGREVGPRLAQRFARSILELGGNNAMIVTPSADLELAVRAILFAAVGTAGQRCTTLRRLIVHSDIYDTLVPRLRQAYAGIPIGNPLDKSKLVGPLIDRDSFEGMARALESAAAEGGIVTGGRRVLTDEFPDAFYVEPALVEMPGQTDTVRHETFAPILYILRYDGLDEAIALQNDVPQGLSSCIFTTDLREAERFLSAAGSDCGIANVNIGPSGAEIGGAFGGEKETGGGRESGSDAWKAYMRRQTATVNYSDALPLAQGIVFG; this is encoded by the coding sequence ATGAACCTGCGGGAAATCGCCGCCGCCCTTAACCTGGACGCGGAGCTGCTTCAGGGCGGCACCCGCATCGTCCGCAGCCCGATCGACGGCACGGAGATCGGCCGGCTGAAGGACGACACGCCCGAGACGGCGGATGCCAAGATCGCCGCCGCGGCGGAAGCCTTCAAGGCGTGGCGGCTGGTGCCCGCTCCCCGGCGCGGCGAGCTGATCCGCCTGCTGGGCGAGGAGCTGCGCGCCCACAAGGTGGCGCTGGGCAGCCTGGTGACCCTGGAGTGCGGCAAGTCGATCCAGGAAGGCTATGGCGAAGTGCAGGAGATGATCGACATCTGCGATTTCGCCGTCGGCCTGTCCCGCCAGCTCTACGGGCTGACCATCGCCTCGGAGCGTCCGGGCCACCGGATGAGCGAGACATGGCATCCGCTGGGTGCCGTCGGCGTGATTTCCGCCTTCAACTTTCCGGTCGCGGTCTGGTCGTGGAATTTCGCGCTGGCCATCGTCTGCGGCGATCCGGTGGTCTGGAAGCCGTCGGAGAAGACCCCGATCACGGCGCTCGCCTGCCAAGCCCTGTTCGAGCGCGCGGTGGCGCGGTTCGGCGACGCTCCCGCTGGGTTGTCCTCGGTGCTGGTAGGCGGCCGGGAGATCGGCGAGCGGCTGGTGGACAACCCGCGGATCGCACTGGTCAGCGCCACCGGCAGCACGCGCATGGGCCGCGAGGTCGGACCCCGCCTCGCCCAGCGCTTCGCCCGCTCGATCCTGGAGCTCGGCGGCAACAACGCGATGATCGTGACGCCCTCGGCCGACCTGGAACTGGCGGTGCGTGCCATCCTGTTCGCCGCGGTCGGCACGGCAGGGCAGCGCTGCACCACCCTGCGCCGGCTGATCGTCCATTCCGACATCTACGACACGCTGGTTCCGCGGCTTCGGCAGGCCTATGCGGGCATCCCCATCGGGAACCCGCTGGACAAGTCCAAGCTGGTCGGACCCCTGATCGACCGCGATTCATTCGAGGGCATGGCCCGCGCGCTGGAAAGCGCCGCCGCCGAAGGCGGCATCGTGACCGGCGGCCGGCGTGTGCTGACCGACGAGTTCCCGGACGCCTTCTATGTCGAGCCGGCGCTGGTCGAGATGCCGGGACAGACCGACACGGTGCGGCACGAGACCTTCGCCCCGATCCTCTATATACTGCGCTACGACGGTCTCGACGAGGCGATCGCGTTGCAGAACGACGTGCCGCAGGGGCTGTCGTCCTGTATCTTCACGACCGACCTGCGCGAGGCCGAGCGGTTCCTGTCCGCCGCCGGCAGCGACTGCGGCATCGCCAACGTCAATATCGGCCCGAGCGGTGCCGAGATCGGCGGCGCCTTCGGCGGCGAGAAGGAAACCGGGGGCGGGCGCGAGTCGGGCTCGGACGCCTGGAAGGCCTATATGCGCCGGCAGACCGCGACGGTGAACTACTCCGACGCGCTGCCGCTGGCGCAAGGCATCGTGTTCGGCTGA
- a CDS encoding energy-coupling factor ABC transporter ATP-binding protein: MILEAQALRYDYAGGIEALRGLDLAVGRGRKLALLGPNGCGKTTLFLHLNGTLKPRGGRVLLDGSPAGYDRRSLRDWRSRVALVLQDPDDQIFAATVARDVAFGPLNLDLPEAEVRRRVDGALADLGIADLADRPTHMLSFGQKRRVAIAGALAMRPEVLLLDEPTAGLDADGVARLMAVLDGLAARGMTLVLSTHDVDLAYAWADDIAILHEGMTLIRGTAPDVLGDAQALALARLRPPLLLELARAMNLPQPWPRTREAMLELRAGA; encoded by the coding sequence ATGATCCTGGAGGCGCAGGCGCTCCGCTACGACTATGCCGGCGGCATCGAGGCGCTGCGCGGCCTCGACCTCGCCGTCGGGCGCGGGCGCAAGCTGGCCCTGCTGGGGCCGAACGGCTGCGGCAAGACGACCCTGTTCCTGCACCTGAACGGCACCTTGAAGCCGCGCGGCGGGCGCGTGCTGCTCGATGGGTCTCCGGCGGGATACGACCGCCGCTCGCTCCGCGATTGGCGCAGCCGGGTGGCCCTGGTGCTCCAGGATCCGGACGACCAGATCTTCGCCGCGACGGTCGCCCGCGACGTCGCCTTCGGGCCGCTCAACCTGGATCTGCCCGAAGCGGAGGTGCGCCGGCGGGTGGATGGTGCCTTGGCCGACCTGGGCATCGCGGATCTGGCCGACCGCCCGACACACATGCTCAGCTTCGGCCAGAAGCGGCGCGTCGCCATAGCGGGCGCCCTGGCGATGCGGCCGGAGGTGCTTCTGCTGGACGAACCCACCGCCGGGCTGGACGCCGACGGCGTTGCGCGCCTGATGGCCGTCCTGGACGGGCTTGCGGCGCGGGGAATGACGCTGGTCCTCTCCACCCACGACGTCGACCTGGCCTATGCCTGGGCGGACGACATCGCGATCCTGCATGAGGGCATGACGCTGATCCGGGGAACGGCGCCAGACGTCCTGGGGGACGCCCAGGCGCTGGCGCTGGCGAGGCTGCGGCCGCCCCTGCTGCTGGAACTGGCGCGAGCGATGAATCTGCCGCAGCCATGGCCCCGGACGCGGGAGGCCATGCTGGAACTCCGGGCCGGCGCGTGA
- the infA gene encoding translation initiation factor IF-1: MAKEDLIEFSGTVMELLPNAMFRVKLDNDHEVLAHTSGKMRKNRIRVLAGDRVNVEMTPYDLSKGRITFRFK; this comes from the coding sequence ATGGCAAAAGAAGATCTGATCGAATTCTCCGGCACCGTCATGGAACTGCTCCCGAACGCCATGTTCCGGGTCAAGCTGGACAACGACCACGAAGTGCTGGCGCATACCTCGGGCAAGATGCGCAAGAACCGCATCCGCGTGCTCGCGGGCGACCGGGTGAATGTGGAGATGACCCCGTACGACCTCAGCAAGGGCCGCATCACATTCCGCTTCAAGTAA
- a CDS encoding DUF3141 domain-containing protein, with translation MERKGLPPVLAFEYDIVVDGRLMERPVNYALVQIRPPAGLEIDAAARPYIIVDPRAGHGAGIGGSKMESQVGVALRAGHPVYFVIFFPEPEPGQTIIDVCRAEQVFVRAVAERHPDAPKPVITRSSSRRRTWSTARCATAWPWRSGRSRTS, from the coding sequence ATGGAGCGCAAGGGGCTGCCGCCGGTCCTGGCGTTCGAGTACGACATCGTCGTCGACGGTCGCCTGATGGAGCGGCCGGTCAACTACGCGCTGGTGCAGATCCGCCCGCCCGCCGGGCTGGAGATCGACGCCGCGGCCCGGCCCTACATCATCGTGGATCCCCGGGCCGGGCACGGTGCCGGCATCGGCGGCTCCAAGATGGAAAGCCAGGTCGGCGTGGCGCTGCGTGCCGGCCATCCCGTCTATTTCGTGATCTTCTTCCCCGAGCCGGAGCCCGGCCAGACCATCATCGACGTCTGCCGCGCCGAGCAGGTCTTCGTCCGGGCGGTGGCCGAGCGCCATCCCGACGCGCCGAAGCCGGTGATTACGAGATCGTCATCACGGAGAAGAACGTGGTCGACGGCGAGGTGCGCTACAGCGTGGCCCTGGCGGAGCGGGAGATCGAGGACATCCTGA
- the xylA gene encoding xylose isomerase — MTAPCFEKIGRIPFKGPESDDPLAFRHYEPDRMVLGKRMEDHLRVAVCWWHSFCWPGVDMFGSGTFDRPWQAADTMENAKLKLHAAFEFFEKLGVPFFCFHDADVAPLGETIAEGDANLARIEELIRDGIDRTGVKLLWGTANLFSHRRYMAGGATNPDPEVFAFAAAQVARVLEMTHRLGGENYVLWGGREGYDTLLNTDMKRELDQLGRFMSLVVEHKHRIGFKGTILIEPKPMEPTKHQYDHDAATVHAFLRKYGLENEIKLNLEVNHATLAGHSFEHEVVYAIANDLMGSFDINRGDPQNGWDTDQFPNDDREAALALYHVLSAGGLTTGGFNFDAKVRRQSIDPEDLFIAHIGGMDTLARGLLMAERMILEGKLASHVADRYAGWNEGLGTDILDGRVGLGDLAKLARDQNLKPEPRSGRQEYLENLVNRY, encoded by the coding sequence ATGACCGCGCCCTGTTTCGAGAAGATCGGCCGCATCCCCTTCAAGGGACCCGAATCCGACGATCCCCTGGCGTTCCGCCACTACGAACCCGACCGCATGGTGCTGGGCAAGCGGATGGAGGACCATCTGAGGGTCGCGGTCTGCTGGTGGCATAGCTTCTGCTGGCCCGGCGTGGACATGTTCGGCTCCGGGACCTTCGACCGCCCCTGGCAGGCGGCGGACACGATGGAGAACGCCAAACTGAAGCTCCACGCTGCGTTCGAGTTCTTCGAGAAGCTGGGCGTGCCGTTCTTCTGCTTCCACGACGCCGATGTGGCCCCGCTGGGGGAGACCATCGCGGAGGGCGACGCCAACCTCGCCCGGATCGAGGAGCTGATACGGGACGGCATCGACCGCACCGGCGTCAAGCTGCTGTGGGGGACCGCCAACCTGTTCTCGCACCGGCGCTACATGGCCGGCGGGGCGACCAACCCCGACCCGGAGGTCTTCGCCTTCGCCGCGGCGCAGGTCGCGCGCGTGCTGGAGATGACGCACCGCCTGGGCGGCGAGAACTATGTGCTGTGGGGCGGCCGGGAAGGGTACGACACGCTGCTCAACACCGACATGAAGCGGGAGCTGGACCAGCTCGGCCGGTTCATGTCCCTGGTGGTCGAGCACAAGCACCGCATCGGCTTCAAGGGCACGATCCTGATCGAGCCGAAGCCGATGGAGCCGACCAAGCACCAGTACGACCACGACGCCGCGACGGTCCACGCCTTTCTTCGGAAGTACGGGCTGGAGAACGAGATCAAGCTGAACCTGGAGGTCAACCACGCGACGCTGGCGGGCCACTCCTTCGAGCACGAGGTCGTCTACGCGATCGCCAACGACCTGATGGGCAGCTTCGACATCAACCGCGGCGACCCGCAGAACGGCTGGGACACCGACCAGTTTCCCAACGACGACCGGGAGGCGGCGCTGGCCCTGTACCATGTCCTGTCGGCCGGCGGGCTGACCACCGGCGGCTTCAACTTCGACGCCAAGGTGCGGCGGCAGTCCATCGACCCGGAGGACCTGTTCATCGCCCATATCGGCGGCATGGACACGCTGGCGCGCGGGCTGCTGATGGCGGAGCGGATGATCCTGGAGGGCAAGCTGGCCTCCCATGTCGCGGACCGCTATGCCGGCTGGAACGAGGGGTTGGGAACCGACATCCTGGACGGCCGGGTCGGGCTGGGCGATCTGGCCAAGCTGGCCCGCGACCAGAACCTGAAACCGGAACCCCGTTCCGGCCGACAGGAGTATCTGGAGAACCTGGTTAACAGGTATTAG